The nucleotide window CGTTGGTGCCCCACATGGCTTCTTCTATTTCGGATCTGGTGCTTATATGTTACTGTAACATGCCTTCTTTGATTAATTTGCTCCGGTTTCTGAAAAGGTGATTGTTTGATTGATCAGGCCTCGAGGGTAATAGGGAAAATGCGCAAAGAGGACGCTTCAAAGGATGGAGAAGCATTTGTTTCTGACTCTAATGATGTGAATCGAGATAATCAAGAAACCGATGTATGCTAATTTATCTGTGAATTCTCTTTGGATATAATGATTTTACTGGAAATATATATAACCATTTTCCAAGATTGAAAAGGTGTTTCTTGCTTGCAGACTAAGAATACAAGTGAAGGGAAAAGCTCTCAGGAATTTGTGATTACTCAACCTGTAAAAGCGGTATTTTTCTGCCCTCATTTACCATTTGATTGACTAGGTTTATGCCGACTTATTTGTTCTAAATGAATGCAGGCAGCAAAGCTATTGGAGAAATTCCGAAAGAAGAGTTCTGGAAACAATGCTGAAAGTATCAATGGTAGCCCTGTACAAAATGGACTAGGGAAAAAACCCATTAATGAGACATGTTCTACCAGAGGTGTAAAAGATATCAGATTAGATGATGCTGAAAACAGGTCACTTGAAGTGTGTTGTGAATGTTCTAATGAGCCCAATCTACCAACCTCCTTGCTGACATTAGGCTTGAATGTGAATGAAGATGCAGACCTCGAGTTGGAAAAGTATGGTGGTGCAGAAATAAAGGGTGTTGTCGAACAACAAGCGGGAGCTTTATCGAATTCAGGATATAACCTATCTGGAAGTTATGGTAGCTCCTCAAGCAAAGGTGACAGTGAGTCGAGTTCAATGGTGGATTGTGATATTCAGTGGGAGGACTTAAAGTTGGGTGAGGAAATTGGTCAAGGTAACTGAATCTTAAGTTCATAGTTGACAGTGACacaattatttatgattatgagGCAGAAATGCTGCTTCCAATAGGTTTGTGTTTCAATTTACATTGGTAGTCACTTGCAGTTCGGTTTTTCAGGTTCTTATGCTATTGTATATCATGGACTTTGGAATGGATCAGTAAGTTTTGTTTCAGTCTAAAATGTCAAACTATTTGACAAGTAGAAAAAAAGATTAGTGTTGtagtaaaaaaaatctaatttctTACCCGTGCCATATTAGGATGTTGCTATCAAAGTGTACTTCGGAAAAGATTATAATGAGGGAACTTTACTGGGTTACAAACAGGAGGTGAGTATAACCAAGATCTTAGCCTTTCATGAAGTTTTAGTAGAAACGAGATATCAATTTCGAAAGGTATGAAACTGCAGATTTGTGTAATGAGAAAATTGAGGCATCCAAATGTCTTGCTGTTCATGGGCGCATGTTATTCACAAGAAAGGCTTGCCATTGTCACCGAATTTCTTCCAAGGTAATACTGAATGTTACATTATGTAGATATCTTCCGGTCTGTCTTCTTATCActcattttttttctcatgAATCATACTCGAGATATAGTAAGGGTTGAAATTCTTGCTCTCGAGCTGGTATTGACACAAATAGTATCTTCATGATGCTTCTTTTATAAAGAAACAAGGTCCAAAGCATGCGACTGAATTAAAATCTGTTTGCTTTGACAGGGGAAGCCTGTTTAAGATACTTCACAGGAACAACCACGTGCTGGATCAAAGACGGCGGTTGAGGATGGCCCTTGATGTCGTATGGTTTCactcagaaaaaaaaaacattattttttcTCGTCTACGCTTAGTTAAGCTTAAGGTGCATGTCTCACACATTGTATGTCTGCACTGCTGCAGGCCAGGGGCATGAACTATTTGCATCGTAGAAATCCTCCTATAGTTCATAGGGACTTGAAATCTTCGAACTTGTTGGTTGACAAGAACTGGAATGTGAAGGTATTGCTCACCGAAAATCACCCTTTTCCCATTGTATTTGTGAAGAATTAGGATGTTGGAATTCGAAAGGGCCTCACACTAAGGTTGTTAATTAGGTTGGTGACTTTGGGTTATCAAAGTTGAAGAATTCAACCTTCTTGACTGCAAAATCCGAAGTTGGAACTGTAAGTTACTCCCCTCAGTCGAACTTTTTAAGTTCAATTTTCAATGTCTGCTATGAAAATCGACTGAAAGTTTGGTCTAGGTGGTCATAATTTGCAGCTATTCCTTTTGGTTAAcacatttaaattttatttttcttaattcctctACACTAATCATGCAGCCCCAATGGATGGCGCCAGAAGTTCTGCGAAATGACCCCTCAAATGAAAAGTATATAGTTTTCTTAAAATTGTGAAgtattattttcattctttAGTTCAAGTAGAGATCGTTCTGAAATGGAGTACTCTAAACACTATGTATGTTTAATATCTTCTTCGTGACATAGATCGTTATAATTAGTTTGTTCCTTCATACATCACCTATAAAACTCTTTTATGATTTAGCTACATGTAATTCTAATGTTTGGTGAGCTATCTTGGCGTTTGTCTCGAGCTGATCGAGGGACTTTTTGGCCGCATCCTACTTTACGGGTACAAGTTGCCGCCTTCCATCCCTCCCAGGAGCCTGAGCATAGCGGGATACACATGGTACAATGATGATGATTCTAATGTTTGGTGAGCCGTCTCTTTAAGCAATGTATCTTTCATTGATACATTGTATACTAAAACACTAGCATACATACACCAGTCACCGAGTCTCTGAACCATTAGCTTGATGAACTAAAGCCCCCACTTCTCGTCCAATTTAGGGCTCAAGCCCACCAGTCCTATGTTTGGGAGTTGAAACAAAACCATTATTCATTGAATTTAGTGTGGATAAAGAATCGACTGCATTTTCCGTAGTTGCTCTTATCTTTCTTGGCAAACACTTATCCGGTCTCTGCTAAAACGGTTAACTTCCTATTTGATTGAACAGGTCGGATGTGTTCAGTTTTGGTGTCATCTTATGGGAACTGGTAACCGTGAAAATCCCTTGGGATAATCTAAATGCTTTGCAGGTTCATGCTCTCTTCTATTTTCTTCCCTATTGTTTTCCTCTCATTATGAATAGAGAATACCAACGCAATCGTCATTTTAAAGTACGATCAAAAAAAGGAACTTACTTTCTATCgctattttcttttcatttggaAAGGTTGTTGGAGTTGTAGGATTCATGGATAGACGGTTGGACCTACCCGAAGGCCTTGATCCACGCATTTCATCAATCATAAAAGAATGTTGGCAAAGGTTGATATTCTGTATCTTTCCTTTTGTTCTTGCTTTCGCCTTTCATCATTTAAAAAGTCTTGAAAACCGTAAGTAGCATAAGAGCTGACAGCTGATATGTTCTATGCAACAATCTGCGCGCAGCAAGACAGAACTCCGCCCTTCATTTGAAGACATTATTCGAAGAATGTCCGGTATACTTCAAACTACTCCTGCATCAGCAACCCCTCCTGCTCGAAAGAGCGTTTCTTAACAATGGTAGATAGAAATACATGACATGTTACTGGGTGGTTGCATAGAGCGGGAGAAGAAAATAATCTATCAACGTCTGTCTAATTTGTGCAGCTGAAAGTTGATGTACTCTTGGCTGCTGTAAGTGGTGCATTATGTTGTATACTTTTCCGTCcgtttgaatttgctacataaCAGAATTGAATGTATATAGTGGTTAGTGTGCTTAACATAACAACATTAGTGCTGTCTGCTGTGTGTTATCAGATATAGAATACAGAGATATTACATGTTATTTAGAAGTATTTTTTGGGACTACAAAATAAGTGCTTGTTATACAGAAAAAATAGCTAACTGTTGGTTATAAACTAACCCCTATGAGTTTTACGTGCAAGCTTTTGCCTTGTTTAGCTGTCATTATGGTATTGAAAAACATTCCTAGGTAAAGAGTAGGGGTATTCTATGGGTTGGATAGGGGCCGGACCACGCTTAAATAAATATAGGCAGGGTTAGATACGAGCCTATTCGTTTTTGATCTTTATTGAGCCTTTTTATAGCccgttttattttaattatagtatatCCTATTTTTAGCTTGGCCCATTTTCAACCGGGCCTTACAAAGCCTTTTAAGAAATGGGCCGaataagggctcaaaatggaGACTCGACCCGTTGAACACTCCTAATAAGGAGGATAGATATAGATTCTCGGAGGACTTTAAAAGAGTGCAAGAAAGACTGAAGATAACCTAAAGGGCAAAAGTGAAATAGTTTTAGCCTTACAAGTGGAGGGAAATTCACGTCGAAAATCAATAATACTAATCCATTTATTTATGTAGTCAACACGAATCTTTTACTATTAAGACTTTTATTAAAACCTTACACAAGTAAATTCTGAAACAATAATGTTAAAGGCATTCATTTCAAGCTGTGAGATTAACTATAAAGTTAAAACTAATTAACTATGAAAAGATTGTCCATAAGAAAGATTTCCTTTGTATTAATATTCACTTTTGTTATCGAAATTATATTCAGTCTAGTACTATTTCTTGTATTTAATCTCTCTAAGTttcaatattttacttttgcCGATATgtaacaataattttttaaatttagaatttttaaaatttttcttgaatttggtATTTGTCATTATACTAATGGTTCACTTGGTTGTTGACTTGTACTAAAAAAtggtaataagtaataacaatGTTTTATAGAGTAAAGTTTCATAAAATGTAGTAGAAGtaatatgtatcatgtcattttaattataattaaactttgtgaagaaacaaaaattacattaatttttcattatcattcccACAATTTAATATCGACCATTAAACAGATCATTACTATTAGCATTTAATCAGGAAATAAGATGTTACGTCAACCGGGATTATGCCTTTCCCTTCAATGCCTTAATTATTTCCGGATAAGACAGATGATCAAGCTTAAAGAATAGGGTAATAACAGTGATCTATAAAGTAATCAATTCAATAATTACACTTAAAGAGTACTAAGAGCGCCCACAATTTGTGTCTCTTAGTCTCTTTTAGAACATGttcttttcaatttattttttttacttattacttattcttattggaatTAGATTAGATCAATCAGATCAAATCAGAATTATTCACATTAGATCagaaagtttcagatcagatcaaaccagaccagatcagaccaaatCAGATCacatcagatcagaccagaccagaccagatcagaccataccattattattattattattgttattgttattgttattgttattgttatttattgttattgttattgttattattattattattattattattattattattattattattattattattattattattattactactattactattactattattattattattattattattattattattattattattattagggaaatttgcaaagaaacaccttttaaaaccacttttttataaagaaacaccttttataattttttttgtacaaaacaccttttaagagactttttttaaaaaaaaacaccttaaatcagtttccggtgacttttgtcaactttccggcgttgactatgccagttaacgccggaaagttgaccaaagtcaccggaaactgatttaaggtgtttttttttaaaaaaagtctcttaaaaggtttttttttacaaaaaaaattataaaagttgtttctttacaaaaaaaaggttttaaaaggtgtttctttgcaaatttccctaattattattattattaatttttttaaaaattttttttaatttttttttatataataataaaaataaatttttttaaaaaaaaataatattaataataaaaataaaaataaaaataaaaacaaaaattttaaaaaaagttaaaaaaaaatttaaaaaaattaataataataataaatattattattcttattttttttaaaaaaatatttttttaatttaatttttatttttaattttattattattattattatttttaattattattattgttattttatatttttttatactttttattttttttattattattaaatttttttaactttttttaaaatttttgtttttatttttatttttatttttattattaatattatttttttaaaaaaaatttatttttattattatataaaaaaaataaaaaaaattttaagaaaattaataataataataataagggaaatttgcaaagaaacaccttttaaaaccctttttttgtaaagaaacaccttttataattttttttgtaaaaaaacaccttttaagagacttttttttaaaaaaaacaccttaaatcagtttccggtgactttggtcaactttccggcgttgactggcatagtcaacgccggaaagttgaccaaagtcaccggaaactgatttaaggtgttttttttaaaaaaaaagtctcttaaaaggtgtttttttacaaaaaaaattataaaaggtgtttctttgcaaaaaagggggttttaaaaggtgtttttttgcaaattttccttattattattattaataatgtaATCTAACGTACAACTATCTAAACCTTGGTGAGCAAAGTATATGGCTCCCAAAGAGAGACTCTCATGGAGTGAGCAAGATACCAAAAAATTCTTGGAAATTTGTATCCAATTAAAAGCAGGATGAAGTGGACGCAAAACAAATTGGACAAAAATTGTTCAAGGTTAAAATGTAGAAACTGGGAAAAATTTTAGTGATAAACAAGCTAGAAATAATTATGATGACTTGAAAGCACAATTTAAAATATGGAATAAGATGGAATTGAAGTGGACAGGTCTTTCATTTGATCCCGAGAGTGGATGTCCACAAGTTGACCAAGATGATAGATGGGCTGGATTTGTGGAGTACATGAATGCTTGTTGATATAATTAATTTAGGTGTTTATGAGgtagttatattattttatttgtgtaaACAGAAACATAAAGGCATACCTTTTAGGTTCTTGAAGAAGCCTTTAGCTAATTTGGCATTGCTACGTAGTCTTTATAGTGGATCTTTTGCAACTAGCAAATATAGTTATTCCCCTGGATGTGAGAGTGGTGAATCACTATTAGGGGAAGGTGATGGAAATGATACTGAAGAAACTGGTGATAGTGATGATTGTTTTGAAACAAAATTAGGAGAGGGAATGTGTGACTCTGGTCATGAAGAGAGTAAAAGTCCACCCACAACCACGTCAAAGAGAAAACGTAAGAATGTAGGGAGTACAAGTAGCTCTGAAAAAGCTAAGACTGATATTGAGACTTGTTTAAAGATACTCAAAATGTCCATTTTATCTGGGTCGCCATCTCTTGAAGTTTCCAAACACTCTCAAGTTGCTACAGCTCTAAATTATCTTAAGGAAGTCAAAGAAAAGGGTGAAGAGTGTTTTTAAATGTATGCAATTCCTACGTGAAGGAGACAATGGTGACTATTTTCTAGCATTGTCATCAAACCAACAAAAACTTATGTTCTTGAAGACGGCTTTTGATATTAATCAACCTGAAGTAGAATGGTGACTATTTTATAGCATCTAAATTTAGTTTTAGTAACTTTTGTATTAATCTAGTACTAGTACTTAGTAATACTATCATATGGCTCCATAAAGCTTGATATTAACATAGTTGGAGCAACTTTTGTATTAATCGTGTACTTAGTGATGCTATTTTATCATATGGctctataaaatatatattgatcTTGTTCTTAGTGAtactgtttatattattttcacaattttatgtttaatatttattaaatatatgttgctGCATTGCTATTACACTGTAGGATGGACATTATTCGAGTTCGAACATGTACCATGATCATTGCACTAGAGGAGTTAAAGAGACTACTCACTCCACTCGAACGACGACCTTTGAGAGTCGGGGGAGAACCGTGTTGCGATTACATACATAGATTATTGAATATTCATCCTGATTTATGTAGGGAACAATTAAGATTGGATagagaaatatttattaaactagTCCATTACGTAGAGAATAAAGGGTGGCTATCAGATGGTAGATACATCTCAGTCGCTGAGCAAATTGGAATTGCCTTATATATATTGGCTAAAGGGGCTTCATACCGCACAACAGCCGGTAAGTTTCAGCATGATCTAGCGACAATTAGCAAATACTTTAGAAAAGTATTACAAGCGTTCATTATGTTATCCATAGAGATTATTAAACCTTTTCAAGACTTGAATGATGTTCCAGATAACATAGCGAACGACTCAAAATATTGGCCATTTTTCTAGGTACCTTGATTGCTTACTAGTAGctataaatttttattcttattatcattttaatacattaatatttttatttagcaTTGTGTTGGAGCCTTGGACGGGACCCTTATTGAAGCAACTATATCAGATGAGAATGATTTACCTTTCAGAGGACGCAAAAGGAATAAAACATGGAATGTTTTGGCTTCCTGTTCGTTTGATAGACTTTTCACATTTGTCAATGTTGGGTTCGAAGGTAGTGCCCACGACATAACAATACGGAGTCATAGTTTGTTTGAACCAAAATTTATGTTTCCACATCCACCTCCAGGTATTATATAACAATTTCATATTCATATATTCCatgtttaaatattatttgtaaatgtctaaatattgttataaatttaggaaaatactatttggtcGATTCCGGATATCCGAACACTCTTGGATACCTCAGTCCAATAAAACATGATGATATTAAATATCATATGCCTCAGTTTCGTGTCGGCCCACCTCCTACAGGGATGCTTGAACATTTTAATTACAAACACTCATCCTTGCGTACGACAATTGAGAGATGCTTTGGAGTGCTAAAAAATCAAtggaagatattgaaaaatctGCCTAGTATGGCAATGAAACATCAGTTGGCTATTATGGTGTCAACATTTACGCTTCATAATTTTATTCGCCTACATCAATTAGGTATCCCAATATCAAGTGGGGTTAACATTGAACCGAGAAGTGATACCAACATGTTTAACACAGAGCGCAAGactgaaatggatagaatccaACTAAATATAGCCAACGATATTTGGGCATCAATTCAAAGAGAAGCAGAAACATCGTAGtatttgatgtttaatttgtaGAATGtaacatatattattatttagatGGAGAAACTATGTAGTAAGTTTTTTCAAACATTCTAAAAAAAATCTTGGAACAAAAGtagttatttattttctttggttttatgaagctgatgatgatgatgatgttgatattaatataaaaataagaattaataataatgataataataatttaataataataataataataatagtagtagtagtagtagtaataataataataataataataataataataataataataataataacaacaataataacaataataataataataaaactaaaaataaataggaaataataataataataataataataataataataataataataataataataataataataataataataataataataccttaactactattattcatcattaataaaaaaattacaataacaaacccaatgaaaccaaatcaaatcagactagaccagatcagaccagaccagataagatcagaccagaccagaccaaatcAAATCTAATCAGACCAGCTCAGATTAGaaagattcagatcagatccGACTGAATCAgaccaaatcaaatcaaattaaatcagATAAGATCAGACCATAataaattcagatcagatccaATCAGATCAGACGAAGAGAATATACTCTTAGTTTCGCAAAACAAATGGAAGGTAATGGCCTAATGGGTGTGGCACACTATTGTGGGAAACTACTACAAATAAGTGCAAGCTCATTAAAAGAGTTAGATGCctaatatttcaaaataaaaattacctaaaataatttaatttttgcataattttcctataataatttcatttattgattaccatgaataattttaatttttagggtAATAGAGTAAACTTGAGTAACCCAATGACCTACTATAacaggtaattcaccaaaaaagtaaactgaaaatttatattaaattagagcaaaattttgaagatttacataaaaaattctcaataataaaaaaatcagcattttttttcaacagtttttaatattcttttcaatattttattttaatttttttttaataaaaaataaaacttgttatagtaAGTCATCAGGTTACCGAGTTTACTTTACGAAAATGCGTttcaaagttgagattattcatggttaatcaataagtggaATCATTATAGGGAACTCAtaaaaaatttagattattctaggtaatttttcctatttcaaatcatttaaaattatgaaacaTATAGGACAATATAATTAGTTTTCAAGATCATTTCCAATTTAATTATCTCTCAATTACTCGTTTGCAGTggcatatttaaaatattaatataagatGGGTTGAATACTAATCTTTATATGTATTCACTTAattagattattatttttaacaaaaaatcataatatttttttggatattaGTGTGCTATGAACAAccttaagaaaataattttcaaagtaTTAACAATATCACATGTTCCAAAACTTTTCTTAAGGTTACGCATCCATCTTCTTACTTTTTTCTCTCACCGTAAAGATCGTGAATTTATCACCATTCTAAacttaattgaaaataagaaataatttggaaaattttatgtgataattttgagattttggtttgattttcgatttttccatgtggtagctaaaacttttaaaaaatttacgcggtaaccctgaggtttaccaaattgttccatcgtaacctttttgcacataaaacattagagaaaaacgttagcaaacgttaatttcgaagctttgaggctgttgtacgcctatttatgtgACTGACTATTTCAAATGAGATCAGTATCAACTGTTTACccaaaatataaaccctaactctaccattTTTGGATTTGGGggaaaaatatgatttggatgaaaAATGGTCGAGTTGGGGTTTTATATTTTGGGGGAAAAGGTTAAAATTaatggcatttgaaatggtaAGTCGCATAAATTGGCGTACAACAGACTTAAAGCTTaacaattaacgtttgctaacgtttttatgtgcaaaaaagtCAAGGTGGAACAATTACGTACACCTCAAGGTTACCGcgtgaatttttttaaagttttggttATCACgtgaaaaaaccaaaaaaacccaaaattaCAGTGTTTCCACGTGAAAAATTCCAAATAATATTATGGTCGAGGTTTTCAAGTGTAATTATTTTTGAGTACTGTACTTCCTTAGCTAGAATGAATCTTTTATATGCTATTTTTGACacttaaaaatcattatttaagattaaatttttaaacCGAAATTAAACTacctttttattatactttCATTATAAAGATCATATGTTTtttaataatacataaatatttcTTACAATATTACATCAATGGAACGAGAGGGGAGTATTATTATTCTAATAAGTTGAGTTAATTTAAGCATAACTTTAAAATACATTTACTCATGTTTGTTGATTGTTAAAAAGGGCGATCGaaagaagaaaatgaacaaaACCCTACTACCTACAGAAATATAGCAAGAATCCAAGCCTAATATTAGGCCATGATTAGTCTCGTCTTGTCTAGCATAGAAGttgacaaattaatttaagtgcaa belongs to Amaranthus tricolor cultivar Red isolate AtriRed21 chromosome 17, ASM2621246v1, whole genome shotgun sequence and includes:
- the LOC130804801 gene encoding uncharacterized protein LOC130804801, whose product is MGPQDSDSGLLQFMANRCSELEAGQASLKAQLDKLARSRRDGREVTSTSGDMTLPGNFKNGNPYSHVLQSINHSVHVTRPSSGEIIYWNYAAEKLYGWKDYEAIGRCYKDILIEEEYVPYINNIREKLCYGQPWTGQFPFKKRSGEIFMALVSETPLYEDGELAGIITVSSDAVVYNHINSNQSRVPRNDMKRIQWQQRPQIALVPHMASSISDLASRVIGKMRKEDASKDGEAFVSDSNDVNRDNQETDTKNTSEGKSSQEFVITQPVKAAAKLLEKFRKKSSGNNAESINGSPVQNGLGKKPINETCSTRGVKDIRLDDAENRSLEVCCECSNEPNLPTSLLTLGLNVNEDADLELEKYGGAEIKGVVEQQAGALSNSGYNLSGSYGSSSSKGDSESSSMVDCDIQWEDLKLGEEIGQGSYAIVYHGLWNGSDVAIKVYFGKDYNEGTLLGYKQEICVMRKLRHPNVLLFMGACYSQERLAIVTEFLPRGSLFKILHRNNHVLDQRRRLRMALDVARGMNYLHRRNPPIVHRDLKSSNLLVDKNWNVKVGDFGLSKLKNSTFLTAKSEVGTPQWMAPEVLRNDPSNEKSDVFSFGVILWELVTVKIPWDNLNALQVVGVVGFMDRRLDLPEGLDPRISSIIKECWQSKTELRPSFEDIIRRMSGILQTTPASATPPARKSVS